In the genome of Carassius carassius chromosome 47, fCarCar2.1, whole genome shotgun sequence, one region contains:
- the LOC132130548 gene encoding proteinase-activated receptor 1-like: MLLCFCMSGSEIRQQASLSNKGGHPCNVTDLNEAKCNQTPVLILKISKEAVDILKGPMVTRIMPSFYIFIILISLPLNALALVTFTCKIRDKKPAVIYMSHLACVDLLFTLLLPLKIHYQLNASDWVFGEAACRVISAAYYCYMYCSILLMMCISVDRLLAVVLPIPSLTWRKARNASFICTLVWLLALAGTVPLLSVKQTFKIKDVGITCHDALIHDDPTDQLYMYLFFILSCLYYFVPLIVTLVSYSIIIYVLRTKSNQFAKSSSLSEKKRRAVIMAIVVLMVFVMCFAPTNGILLYHCVQLAKMNSRKEDSSYAATITEINTKMGDSSYAAYLLAVCLGSLSVFLDPLLYYYGSSQSRQKIKSVFWWRLGKTTLSNSNTQTKSSFVSCEYSQAHVKM; encoded by the coding sequence atgctgttgtgtttttgtatgtccGGTTCAGAGATACGCCAACAAGCATCCCTATCTAATAAAGGAGGACATCCATGTAATGTCACTGATCTGAATGAAGCAAAATGCAACCAGACTCCAGTCCTGATACTCAAGATCTCAAAAGAAGCTGTTGACATCCTCAAAGGCCCAATGGTCACACGCATCATGCCCTCATTCtacatcttcatcatcctcattaGTTTGCCCCTGAATGCTTTGGCCTTGGTGACATTCACCTGTAAGATTCGAGACAAGAAACCAGCTGTGATCTACATGTCTCACCTGGCGTGTGTGGACCTGCTCTTCACTCTGCTGCTGCCTCTGAAGATCCACTACCAGCTGAACGCTTCAGATTGGGTGTTCGGTGAGGCGGCGTGTCGTGTGATCAGTGCAGCTTACTACTGCTACATGTACTGCTCCATACTGCTGATGATGTGCATAAGTGTGGACAGGCTGCTGGCTGTTGTGCTTCCCATCCCCTCTCTGACCTGGAGGAAAGCAAGGAATGCCTCATTCATATGCACATTAGTCTGGCTGCTGGCACTCGCGGGTACTGTGCCACTTCTCTCAGTGAAACAAACATTCAAGATTAAGGATGTGGGCATCACATGCCATGATGCTCTGATACATGATGACCCTACGGATCAGCTGTACATGTACCTGTTCTTCATCCTCTCCTGCCTCTACTACTTTGTGCCACTTATTGTCACCTTAGTGAGTTATTCCATCATCATATATGTGCTCCGTACCAAGTCTAATCAATTTGCTAAATCCTcatcactctcagaaaaaaaaagaagagctgTGATTATGGCTATTGTCGTACTTATGGTGTTTGTGATGTGCTTTGCTCCAACCAATGGCATCCTGTTGTACCACTGTGTTCAATTAGCTAAAATGAACAGCAGGAAGGAAGATTCATCATATGCGGCAACTATTACTGAAATCAACACCAAGATGGGAGATTCTTCATATGCGGCTTACCTGTTGGCTGTGTGTTTGGGGAGTTTAAGTGTTTTTCTGGACCCTCTTCTGTACTATTACGGCTCTTCTCAGAGCAGACAGAAGATCAAGTCTGTGTTTTGGTGGAGATTGGGGAAAACCACCTTATCAAATTCAAACACTCAGACAAAATCCTCTTTTGTGAGTTGTGAGTACAGCCAGGC